The Rhododendron vialii isolate Sample 1 chromosome 8a, ASM3025357v1 genome has a window encoding:
- the LOC131298235 gene encoding WEB family protein At3g02930, chloroplastic-like, with translation MLQKMGQIEEELKMTKEQLGLAHKQRDQALDELREMKMVAQETNMKLSNDFSIHKVAEELLNAKIELSAKEKTVKSLKFELDKAMLFETKLSERDALFDELKEELSESKASEARAMGLLSEGRRRIQELEDEVERGKMSEAKMFESVVSQTKQLEETKIELEESKIEVISLREKLEKFDCRNGNLDYTKEAFESMIIELQLAKDGEEVASLKAKSLLEDVNSLKSELNLAFEAEEKSKKAMDDLALALKEVATEASLAKEKLISTELELDHVKQESEQLKEMVRSTEDAYMKSLDEAKKETEKYKNTIERLRLEAEESLLAWNDKEVGFVNCIKGAEDEMYLVQQENMRCVEALQEAENTAKAARDENFKLRDILKQAINEANVAKEASGIARAENSQLKDSNAEKEVALELLTREIERLKINEVASTESIRESKSLPSLKDSKTDPSMKDSKTDEKNKGGRAKSRKATLKELESGKNSNKALSFDLSEMKVHNESEEVNGKVGDQKMGISEDLEGLQGSRLEDAENDKSSVRKKRALLHRFGDLLKKKSEAQK, from the coding sequence ATGCTGCAAAAAATGGGTCAGATTGAGGAGGAGCTGAAAATGACGAAGGAGCAATTAGGTTTGGCTCACAAACAAAGAGATCAAGCCCTTGATGAGCTCAGAGAGATGAAAATGGTGGCTCAGGAGACCAATATGAAGCTCAGCAACGATTTTTCCATTCATAAAGTGGCAGAGGAATTATTGAATGCGAAAATAGAATTGAGTGCGAAAGAGAAGACCGTAAAGTCATTGAAGTTTGAACTCGACAAGGCAATGCTATTTGAAACCAAATTGTCAGAGAGGGATGCGCTGTTTGATGAGTTGAAGGAGGAATTGAGTGAATCAAAAGCCTCTGAGGCTCGCGCGATGGGATTGTTGTCCGAAGGTAGGAGAAGAATTCAAGAACTTGAGGATGAAGTGGAGAGAGGAAAGATGTCCGAAGCAAAAATGTTTGAATCAGTTGTTTCCCAAACCAAACAGCTAGAGGAAACCAAGATTGAGCTTGAGGAATCCAAGATTGAAGTCATTTCTCTTCGCGAAAAGTTAGAGAAGTTTGATTGCAGAAATGGGAATTTAGATTACACAAAAGAAGCATTTGAAAGTATGATAATCGAGCTTCAATTGGCAAAAGATGGCGAGGAAGTTGCCTCGTTGAAAGCCAAGAGCTTGCTTGAGGATGTGAACTCGCTTAAAAGTGAACTGAATTTAGCTTTTGAAGCGGAGGAGAAAAGTAAGAAAGCCATGGATGATCTAGCGTTAGCGCTAAAAGAAGTCGCGACAGAAGCCAGTTTGGCGAAGGAGAAACTCATTTCCACTGAATTGGAGCTAGACCATGTAAAACAAGAGTCAGAACAATTGAAGGAAATGGTGAGGAGCACCGAGGACGCGTATATGAAGTCGTTAGATGAAGCAAAGAAAGAAACCGAAAAGTACAAAAACACGATTGAGAGACTTAGGTTAGAAGCAGAGGAGTCGCTCTTGGCGTGGAACGATAAGGAAGTAGGGTTCGTCAATTGCATAAAAGGGGCCGAAGATGAGATGTATCTTGTGCAACAAGAAAACATGAGATGTGTTGAGGCACTACAAGAAGCCGAGAATACGGCTAAGGCAGCAAGGGACGAAAACTTCAAGTTGAGGGATATTCTCAAGCAAGCGATCAACGAAGCCAATGTTGCGAAAGAAGCTTCAGGGATTGCTAGGGCTGAGAATTCGCAACTCAAGGATTCCAATGCAGAAAAGGAAGTGGCTTTGGAATTACTTACAAGGGAAATTGAACGACTCAAGATAAATGAGGTTGCATCTACTGAGAGCATCAGAGAATCGAAATCGTTGCCTTCTCTGAAGGACTCAAAGACCGACCCTTCTATGAAGGACTCAAAGACCGATGAGAAGAACAAAGGAGGGAGAGCCAAGTCCAGGAAAGCGACTCTTAAGGAGCTTGAAAGCGGAAAGAATTCGAACAAAGCTTTGAGTTTCGATCTCAGTGAGATGAAAGTTCACAACGAAAGCGAAGAGGTAAATGGGAAGGTTGGGGATCAAAAAATGGGAATTTCAGAAGATTTGGAGGGTCTACAAGGGTCCCGTTTGGAAGATGCAGAAAATGATAAGAGTTCAGtgagaaaaaagagagcattGTTGCATAGGTTTGGGGATCTCTTGAAGAAAAAGAGTGAAGCACAAAAATGA
- the LOC131298244 gene encoding histone H3.3: protein MARTKQTARKSTGGKAPRKQLATKAARKSAPTTGGVKKPHRYRPGTVALREIRKYQKSTELLIRKLPFQRLVREIAQDFKTDLRFQSHAVLALQEAAEAYLVGLFEDTNLCAIHAKRVTIMPKDIQLARRIRGERA, encoded by the exons ATGGCTCGTACCAAGCAAACTGCTCGTAAGTCTACCGGAGGAAAGGCTCCTAGGAAGCAACTCGCTACCAAG GCTGCTCGCAAGTCTGCCCCAACCACTGGCGGTGTTAAGAAGCCCCACAGATACCGCCCAGGAACTGTCGCTCTTCG TGAAATCCGTAAGTACCAGAAGAGTACTGAGCTCCTGATCAGGAAACTCCCCTTCCAGAGGCTTGTCCGTGAAATTGCTCAGGACTTCAAG ACTGATCTGCGTTTCCAGAGCCATGCTGTGCTGGCCCTGCAGGAGGCTGCCGAGGCTTATCTGGTCGGTCTCTTTGAGGATACCAACCTCTGTGCCATCCACGCCAAGCGTGTGACCATCATGCCTAAGGACATCCAGTTGGCCAGGAGAATCAGGGGTGAGCGTGCTTAA